The following proteins are co-located in the Mauremys reevesii isolate NIE-2019 linkage group 23, ASM1616193v1, whole genome shotgun sequence genome:
- the LOC120389032 gene encoding probable beta-D-xylosidase 2 — translation MCWLGAVVLLLWAGLGLAQDYPFRDPTLPWEQRLDDLIGRLTLGELVLQMARGGAKYNGPAPPIERLGIKPYNWNTECLRGDGEAPGWATAFPQALGLAASFSPELIHRVANATATEVRAKHNYFMSTGSYGDHTGLSCFSPVLNIMRHPLWGRNQETYGEDPFLSAELAVAFVQGLQGDHPRYVKASAGCKHFSVHGGPENVPVSRLSFDAKVQERDWRMTFLPQFQACVHAGSYSIMCSYNRINGVPACANKKLLTDILRAEWGFQGYVVSDEGAVELIMLAHRYTHSFLETAIASVNAGCNLELSFSLTENVFMSISEAVAKGNITLETVRARVRPLFYTRLRLGEFDPPAMNPYSALDLSAVQSPTHRSLAVEAAIKSFVLLKNEKGTLPLSAQALAGKRIAVVGPFADNPRVLFGDYAPIPDPQYIYTPRRGLETLPANVSFAAGCSEPRCLLYSPREVEEAVWAADVVVVCLGTGTDLETEAKDRWDLSLPGRQQELLQDTVAWAIGRPVILLLFNAGPLDVGWAQAHHGVGAILACFFPAQAAGIAIVKVLLGEEGASPAGRLPATWPAGMDQVPAMENYTMEGRTYRYYGPSAPLYPFGYGLSYTTFRYRDLALSPTALPLCANLSVSVVVENTGQRDGEEVVQLYLRWAQPSVPVPRWQLVGFRRVPIAAGRAAKLLFLVTYGQRAVWAEQWQLEPGAFTLFVGGQQPGQETRASSEVLQAEFTVTGNTRPLSRC, via the exons ATGTGCTGGCTCGGTGCTGtggtcctgctgctctgggcagggctgggcctggcccagGACTACCCATTCCGGgaccccaccctgccctgggagcagcggCTGGACGACCTCATCGGGCGGCTCACCCTGGGGGAGCTGGTGCTGCAG ATGGCGAGAGGTGGCGCTAAGTACAACGGGCCAGCGCCCCCCATTGAGCGGCTGGGGATCAAGCCCTACAACTGGAACACCGAGTGCCTGAGGGGGGATGGGGAAGCCCCCGGCTGGGCCACGGCCTTCCCCCAAGCGCTGGGCTTGGCGGCCTCCTTCAG ccccgagCTCATCCACCGCGTGGCCAATGCCACTGCCACGGAAGTGAGAGCCAAGCACAACTACTTCATGTCCACGGGCAGCTACGGCGACCACACAGGCCTCAGCTGCTTCAGCCCAGTGCTGAACATCATGAGACACCCGCTGTGGGGCAGGAACCAG GAGACGTACGGCGAAGACCCGTTCCTGAGCGCAGAGCTGGCCGTGGCATtcgtgcaggggctgcagggcgaCCACCCCCGTTACGTCAAAGCCAGCGCCGGCTGCAAGCACTTCAGCGTGCACGGGGGCCCCGAGAACGTGCCCGTCTCCAGGCTCAGCTTTGATGCCAAG GTGCAAGAGCGGGACTGGAGAATGACCTTCCTGCCCCAGTTCCAGGCCTGTGTGCACGCTGGCTCCTACAGCATCATGTGCAGCTACAACAG GATCAACGGCGTGCCCGCCTGTGCCAACAAGAAGCTGCTGACAGACATCCTGCGGGCAGAGTGGGGCTTCCAGGGCTACGTGGTGAGCGACGAGGGGGCCGTGGAGCTGATCATGCTGGCCCATCGCTACACACACAGCTTCCTGGAGACGGCCATCG CCTCGGTGAACGCTGGCTGCAACCTGGAGCTGTCCTTCAGCCTGACGGAGAACGTCTTCATGAGCATCAGCGAGGCTGTGGCCAAGGGCAACATCACGCTGGAG ACGGTGAGGGCCCGGGTCCGGCCACTCTTCTACACACGCCTGCGGCTGGGGGAGTTCGACCCCCCTGCCATGAACCCCTACAGCGCCCTTGACCTGAGCGCCGTGCAGAGCCCCACCCACAGGAGCCTCGCCGTGGAGGCTGCCATCAAGAGCTTTGTGCTGCTGAAGAACGAGAAGGGGACGCTGCCCCTCAGCGCCCAGGCCCTGGCCGGCAAGCGCATCGCG GTGGTTGGTCCCTTTGCCGACAACCCCAGGGTGCTGTTTGGGGACTACGCACCCATCCCGGACCCCCAGTACATCTACACCCCCAG GAGGGGCCTGGAGACCCTGCCGGCCAACGTCAGCTTCGCCGCAGGCTGCAGCGAGCCCAGGTGCCTGCTCTACTCGCCGCGCGAGGTGGAGGAGGCGGTCTGGGCAGCCGACGTCGTCGTGGTGTGCCTGGGCACAG GGACTGACCTGGAGACAGAGGCGAAAGACCGATGGGACCTGTCCCTGCCCGGGCGccagcaggagctgctgcaggacaCCGTGGCCTGGG CCATCGGGCGCCCTGTCATCCTGCTGCTGTTCAACGCGGGGCCACTGGACGTGGGCTGGGCCCAGGCCCACCACGGAGTGGGCGCCATCCTGGCGTGCTTCTTCCCAGCACAGGCCGCGGGCATCGCCATCGTCAAagtgctgctgggggaggagggggccagCCCGGCGGGCAGGCTCCCGGCCACCTGgccagctggcatggaccag GTGCCAGCCATGGAGAATTACACCATGGAGGGGCGCACGTACCGGTACTATGGGCCAAGcgccccactctaccccttcggCTACGGACTGTCCTACACCACCTTCCGCTACCGGGACCTGGCCTTGAGCCCCACGGCGCTGCCCCTCTGCGCCAACCTCAGCGTCTCCGTGGTGGTGGAGAACACTGGGCAGAGGGATGGTGAAGAG GTGGTGCAGCTGTACCTGCGTTGGGCACAGCCCTCCGTGCCGGTGCCCCGCTGGCAGCTGGTTGGATTCCGCCGGGTGCCCATTGCCGCAGGCCGGGCAGCGAAGCTGCTGTTCCTGGTGACCTACGGGCAGCGCGCCGTCTGGGCCGAGCAGTGGCAGCTGGAGCCGGGCGCCTTCACGCTCTTTGTGGGCGGGCAGCAGCCGGGCCAGGAGACACGTGCCAGCTCTGAGGTCCTGCAGGCGGAATTCACTGTGACCGGCAACACCCGACCCCTGAGCCGCTGCTAG